ATGACCCAAGAGATTAGACCTATGGCAATATACGATGGGGTATTTTCCCAGGATCCTGGTTGGCGCCTTCCATTATATAGTATACGATGTTACATCCTTAACAATACAATCCCTTTGCCCTTGTATTGTGATTTTGATATAAAAACTCTATGTTCTTTCAGTATCCATCTTTGTCTTGGAACTTTGTTGAGTATAACTTTTGGTGGATTTGTTTTTGTGATTTTAACTGGTTTTTTTGCTTTTACCTACTTTTGATTTTGGAACAATCATAGGATCTAAAAGTTTTCTAAAAAGAGATCTTTCAATCTTTGATAGAGCTTTTTGTATTTATCATAAAGTTTTTGATACCTCTCGTTGTTTTCACCGGAAGGCACAGTGATATCCTTTACTTTGAACCAATCTTTAGAGACCTTGATGGGATTTTTACCCGTAAAACCAGAAAAGGCAAGAATCGCTGCACCATAAGAAGCGCCCTCATTGACAAGGGGTCTTTGTATCTCAGATCCTAATATATCTGCCAAAATGGCAACCCAAATGTCACTTTTTGCTCCCCCACCTGCTATTCTTATGTTTTTTACAGGGACATCAAGTTCTTTGATTATTTCAAAAGAGTCTTTTATACCACAAGCCACTCCTTCAAAGATAGCTCTAACCAAATCCCATTTGTTGTTATATGAGGATAATCCAAAGAAAACACCGCGTGCATTTGGGTCTTTATGGGGAGTTCTCTCGCCATTCAGATAGGGTAAGAAGATAACACCATTTGAACCAACAGGAACTTTATTCACTTCTCGATTTATAGTTTCATAGTCTTCGATCAGGAACTTTTCTTTGAACCATTCTAAAGAATAAGTTGCACAGAGCATTACTCCCATGTGGTATTTTGTCTGAGGTATGGTGTGAACAAAGAAGTGAACCCTACCTTTTGGGTCGGGTTTATCTGCAAGCGTCGGAGCAACGACTGTTCCAGATGTTCCCAAACTTATCATCACATCACCTGGGGTAGTTACACAAACACCAAGTGCCGCACATGCATTATCTGCACCACCAGCGACGATCAAAGTTTTTTCATCTAAATCCAATTCACGGGCAATTTGTTTCTTGATCGTTCCGATTATCGAATGTGAATTGACTATCTTTGGAAGTAGTGTCATTGAGATGCCAAATGTATTCAAGATATATTGACTCCAGTTCATGCTGTAGATGTCGTACATTACTGTTCCTGATGCATCCGAATGTTCTGTTGCAAATTCACCAGTGAGCATATAATTTATAAAATCCTTTGGTAGCAGAATTTTATCGATCTTACCGTATATCTCACCTTCATTTTCCTTAATCCAATAAAGCTTCGGCAAGGTGAATCCAGTTAGAATAGGGTTTGCCAGAACCTTCAAAACCTCTTCTTCTCCACCAAGTATGTTGGTTATTTTTTTACACTGCTCAGATGTTCTTTGATCATTCCACAATATGGCATTTCTCAGAATCTTTCCGCTTTTGTCAATAGCTACTAAACTGTGCATTTGACCACTTGTTGATATTGCGCAAATTGTTCCATTTAACTGTCTTGCTTTCTGTGAGAGTTTTTTGATCACATTTTTTGTGGCATTCCACCATTCAAGGGGATCTTGTTCGGACCAACCGGGTTTTGGAGTTTGCAAAGTGAGTTTTTCATTCTCAATGGTGTATATTTTTCCGTGTTCGTCTGTCAAGATACCTTTAATTCCTGTGGTACCGAGGTCTAATCCAGCAAAAAAATCCATTTGAAAACCCTCCTATTTGACCTTTTCAATGATATCTTCTATCGCTAAAACAGCTGCACCCACAAGGTTTGAGCTCACAGTCTCAAAAATCGTTGGTCTGATCCTAAGTTGTCTTGTGGCATCTCTGAGTGCTCTTTTTTTGACTTCTTCTTCTATGGAGTTATAGAAATATTCACCCAAGTCCTGTACCTCACCGCCAAGAATTATTAACTGTGGATTTATGATATTCACTATATTTACGATTCCAATAGCGATATTTTTTGCAAAATCTTCGAGAATTTTCCTGCTGTCTTTTTTTCTTTTCAATGAGCTGAATTTTTCTATTGCATTCTTTCCTTGTAATTCCCCTTGGTAACTTTTTATCGCCCAGTTAATTGACGCAACAAGCTCCCAGCATCCTTCATTAGAGCAATGGCATTTTTTATCTGAGCGTATATCGACTGTCATATGCCCTGCTTCGCCTGCTGTAAAGGATGGTCCTCGATATATTTTTCCATCTAAAAGTACACCTGTTCCAACACCTTCTCTGATCACTATGAAAACAGCTTCTTTGACTTCTTTTAAATCCTTTGAATGATATTTTTCAGCCATCATTGACAGATTAGCTTCATTGTCTGCGAGAATTGGTATATCTACATCCAGGAATTCATTTATTGATATATCTTGCCAGTGAAGGTTAGGAGCCAAGAGAATTCTATTTTCAACCATATTTACCATACCGGGTATGGAGAAAGAAATTCTTGTTATCTTGCGCTCTTTTTGCATTTTGCTATATATCTCTTTTACCTTTTTGAAAAACTCTTTGGGATGTTTTGGTGTCTCAAAAGATCCACCTAAGTCAACCTTGCCATCGAAATAACCCAAACCAAATGTGGTTACATTCACACCAAGATCAAAGACAAGGCTTACAGAGGCATTTTTATTCAAGTCGAGCAACATCCTTCTTCGACCTGGGGAGTTCTTTCCAATTGTGCCTTTTTCTCTTATATAACCATCGTCGATCAGTTCTTTGGTTAATCTCGTGACACTACTTGGTGTTAGATCAGTGATGATAGATATCTCAGCACGCGAAATGGGATGATTCTCATGTATGAGTTTAAGTATATTTTGCTTGTTTAAAACTTTTATCCTTGGTGAGTTATATTTCAACGGCTTTTCCCTCCTTAAGTAGGATTCATCTTTTCATGGAGACTGTTGTTTTAACGAACTTCAATTTTTCCAATATATGGAAAGAACTACCTCCCTCATGACCATTGTATGGATAGATTTTAATATCTTTTTCGCCTGCATAGTGATTGTAAGCAGCAAAAATTGTTGATGGTGGACAGATATCGTCCATAAGTGCTACTGAAAACAAAGCAGGGCATTTCGCACGAACTGCAAAATTAATGCCATCGAAATAAGAGAGGGTTTTGAATACTGTTTCGATTTTGTCAATATGAATTTTGCAATATCTTGCGATTTCTGCATAAGGCATCGAATCTGTTATCTGAACTGCTCTTTTATAATGGCATAAAAAAGGAACATCACAGAGTAAGGCTTTGATTTTCGAAGACAATGCACTCACAGCCAAAGCTATTCCTCCGCCTTGACTTGCACCACAAGAGATTATCATCTGTGAATCTATTTGTGGAAGAGAGCTAACGGCCTCAACAGCCATAAAGGCATCCATGAACACTCTTCTGTAATAAAAGGTTTCTGGGCTCATTATGCCTTTAGTCATAAAGCCTGGATACTGTGGATCTGACGGGTAATCTTCTTCATAATCTGGTGTATCACCCTTCAACCAGTTGCTACCTTGCCCTCTTGTATCCATTACAAAGTGCGCATACCCTGCTGCACTCCAGAGCAACCAGTCGAATGGAAATCCTCTTCCACCTCCATAACCAACAAATTCAACTATACAGGGTAATTTTCCATTTCTGAGCTTTGGCAAAATCAACCATCCTTTTATTTTTTGTCCTTTGTAACCAGAGAAAGTCACATCGAAAACCTCAACGTTCTGTAAATAAAAATCTACTTTCTCAAGATTTGGTTCTTGGAAATACCTCCTTGTTTCATGAATCGTTTGTTTCCAGAAATCATCGAAATCTTTTTCTTCGTATCTTTGCGGCAAATATTTTTTAAGATCTTCCAATGGCATATCAAAATAAACCATCATATTACCTCCACATCGCTAAAGAATTTTCTGAGATCTCCAAGTTCTCTTTTCTCCCCTATGACTTCAAACTCTCCAGAACATCTTATGTCGTCTGAAGAGCTTCCTATCATAGCTTTAAAAACACCAGGTTCAACGACCAATTTCATATCTCTGTCGTAATAAGCAAGCATATCGGTATGAATTTTGAAAATGATTGTTTTGCTTTCTTTTGGTTTGAGCGTAATTCTTTTGAAACCCTTCAATTCCTTTAAAGGTCTTGTGACAGATGTATGTTCTCTTGTCAAATATAATTGAACTACCTCATCACCTTCTACCTCACCAGAATTTTTCACATCGATTTTTATTGTCACTTGTCCAGCTGATGGGACTTTCTGTGGTTCTATGACGAGATTTGAAAATTCAAATGTAGTATAT
The DNA window shown above is from Thermotoga profunda AZM34c06 and carries:
- the xylB gene encoding xylulokinase; this translates as MDFFAGLDLGTTGIKGILTDEHGKIYTIENEKLTLQTPKPGWSEQDPLEWWNATKNVIKKLSQKARQLNGTICAISTSGQMHSLVAIDKSGKILRNAILWNDQRTSEQCKKITNILGGEEEVLKVLANPILTGFTLPKLYWIKENEGEIYGKIDKILLPKDFINYMLTGEFATEHSDASGTVMYDIYSMNWSQYILNTFGISMTLLPKIVNSHSIIGTIKKQIARELDLDEKTLIVAGGADNACAALGVCVTTPGDVMISLGTSGTVVAPTLADKPDPKGRVHFFVHTIPQTKYHMGVMLCATYSLEWFKEKFLIEDYETINREVNKVPVGSNGVIFLPYLNGERTPHKDPNARGVFFGLSSYNNKWDLVRAIFEGVACGIKDSFEIIKELDVPVKNIRIAGGGAKSDIWVAILADILGSEIQRPLVNEGASYGAAILAFSGFTGKNPIKVSKDWFKVKDITVPSGENNERYQKLYDKYKKLYQRLKDLFLENF
- a CDS encoding ROK family transcriptional regulator codes for the protein MKYNSPRIKVLNKQNILKLIHENHPISRAEISIITDLTPSSVTRLTKELIDDGYIREKGTIGKNSPGRRRMLLDLNKNASVSLVFDLGVNVTTFGLGYFDGKVDLGGSFETPKHPKEFFKKVKEIYSKMQKERKITRISFSIPGMVNMVENRILLAPNLHWQDISINEFLDVDIPILADNEANLSMMAEKYHSKDLKEVKEAVFIVIREGVGTGVLLDGKIYRGPSFTAGEAGHMTVDIRSDKKCHCSNEGCWELVASINWAIKSYQGELQGKNAIEKFSSLKRKKDSRKILEDFAKNIAIGIVNIVNIINPQLIILGGEVQDLGEYFYNSIEEEVKKRALRDATRQLRIRPTIFETVSSNLVGAAVLAIEDIIEKVK
- a CDS encoding acetylxylan esterase, with protein sequence MVYFDMPLEDLKKYLPQRYEEKDFDDFWKQTIHETRRYFQEPNLEKVDFYLQNVEVFDVTFSGYKGQKIKGWLILPKLRNGKLPCIVEFVGYGGGRGFPFDWLLWSAAGYAHFVMDTRGQGSNWLKGDTPDYEEDYPSDPQYPGFMTKGIMSPETFYYRRVFMDAFMAVEAVSSLPQIDSQMIISCGASQGGGIALAVSALSSKIKALLCDVPFLCHYKRAVQITDSMPYAEIARYCKIHIDKIETVFKTLSYFDGINFAVRAKCPALFSVALMDDICPPSTIFAAYNHYAGEKDIKIYPYNGHEGGSSFHILEKLKFVKTTVSMKR